Proteins encoded in a region of the Orcinus orca chromosome 8, mOrcOrc1.1, whole genome shotgun sequence genome:
- the ACY3 gene encoding LOW QUALITY PROTEIN: N-acyl-aromatic-L-amino acid amidohydrolase (carboxylate-forming) (The sequence of the model RefSeq protein was modified relative to this genomic sequence to represent the inferred CDS: inserted 3 bases in 2 codons; substituted 1 base at 1 genomic stop codon): protein MENKALHHVAVTRATHGNETASAYLXRHWLRVPGEVQRLSFSTMPVLLANPVASAACCRYVGHDLSHAFTGSFLRARDLNQLLGPKASGRASXLIPDLHNTTDXDFEPLRPGAPIFQMFSGEDVLYEGESTMDPVFINELAYYEEGIAFLQTEKLTFSVPALPAVASTPPGSLIQATSARHQPSLLNRGS from the exons atggagaaca AGGCCCTGCACCATGTGGCAGTGACCAGGGCTACTCACGGCAATGAGACAGCTAGCGCCTACC GCCGGCACTGGCTGCGGGTCCCAGGGGAGGTGCAGAGACTCAGCTTCTCCACCATGCCTGTGCTGCTGGCCAACCCGGTGGCCTCAGCCGCCTGCTGCCGCTACGTGGGCCATGACCTCAGTCATGCCTTCACCGGGTCCTTCCTCAG GGCCAGAGACCTGAACCAGCTGCTGGGGCCCAAGGCCTCGGGCCGGGCCTC ACTTATCCCAGACCTTCACAACACCACG GACTGAGATTTTGAGCCACTGCGGCCTGGCGCACCCATCTTCCAGATGTTCAGCGGTGAGGACGTGCTCTATGAGGGGGAGTCCACCATGGACCCTGTGTTCATCAACGAGCTTGCCTACTACGAGGAGGGCATTGCCTTCCTCCAGACTGAGAAGCTCACGTTCTCCGTGCCTGCCCTGCCCGCAGTGGCCTCCACCCCGCCAGGGTCCCTGATCCAGGCCACATCTGCCCGGCATCAGCCCTCCCTTCTGAACAGGGGGTCGTGA
- the TBX10 gene encoding T-box transcription factor TBX10: MAEPTEQGPKNPRVSDVTVQLEMKALWEEFNQLGTEMIVTKVGRRMFPTFQVKILGMDTLADYALLMDFMPLHDKRYRYAFHSSAWLVEGKADPTTPGRVHFHPDSPAKGAQCMSQIVSFDKLMLTNNLLDDNGHVRPGPHPVHRYQLRFHVVFVDPRKDSERYTQENFESFIFTETQFTAVTAYQNHRSTQLKLTSNPFAKGFRESDPDAWPVSPRPLLSVRTRSRRSLRPCLPKGSTEQEKDPLNADPEHPGALPLRSRTPAGAEKRGSWRGLNSQTPRLANPAVSTSVPGRRARRDASCSRRS, encoded by the exons ATGGCTGAGCCCACAGAGCAGGGCCCCAAGAACCCACGTGTGTCTGATGTGACGGTTCAGCTGGAGATGAAGGCTCTGTGGGAGGAATTCAACCAGCTGGGCACAGAGATGATTGTCACCAAGGTGGGCAG GAGGATGTTCCCCACCTTCCAGGTGAAGATCCTGGGCATGGACACGCTGGCTGACTACGCCCTGCTCATGGACTTCATGCCTTTGCATGACAAGAGATACAG GTATGCCTTCCATAGCTCAGCCTGGCTGGTGGAGGGCAAGGCGGACCCAACCACGCCTGGCCGCGTGCACTTCCACCCCGACTCGCCGGCCAAGGGCGCACAGTGCATGAGCCAGATTGTGTCCTTCGACAAGCTCATGCTGACCAACAACCTGCTGGACGACAACGGCCACGTGAGGCCCGGGCCACA CCCTGTGCACCGCTACCAGCTGCGCTTCCACGTGGTCTTCGTGGACCCACGCAAAGACAGCGAGCGCTACACGCAGGAGAACTTCGAGTCCTTCATCTTCACGGAGACCCAGTTCACGGCCGTGACGGCATATCAGAACCACCGG AGCACCCAGCTGAAACTCACCAGCAACCCTTTTGCCAAGGGCTTTAGGGAGAGTGACCCGGACGCCTG GCCTGTATCTCCACGGCCCCTGCTCAGCGTCCGGACCCGGAGTCGCAGAAGCCTCCGCCCCTGCCTGCCGAAGGGCTCCACAGAGCAGGAGAAAG ACCCCCTAAACGCCGACCCCGAACATCCTGGAGCACTTCCTCTGAGGTCCCGGACCCCCGCGGGCGCGGAGAAACGCGGGTCCTGGCGGGGCCTTAACAGCCAGACACCCCGACTCGCGAACCCCGCGGTCAGCACGTCCGTGCCCGGTCGCCGGGCTAGGCGCGACGCCAGCTGCTCTAGGCGTTCGTAA
- the NUDT8 gene encoding mitochondrial coenzyme A diphosphatase NUDT8 yields the protein MLPDCLSAEGERRCRRLLAGATARLRARPAAAAVLVPLCSVRGVPALLYTLRSSRLPGRHKGDVSFPGGKCDPADRDVVHTALRETREEVGLVVPEEHVWGVLRPVHDQRKTTVVPVLAGVGPLDPQSLRPNPDEVDEVFALPLAHLLQEQNQGYTHFCHGGHFCYTLPVFLHGPHRIWGLTAVITEFTLQLLAPGVYQPCLASPELPRG from the exons ATGCTGCCCGACTGCCTGTCGGCGGAGGGCGAGCGGCGCTGCCGGCGATTGCTGGCGGGGGCCACGGCCCGGCTCCGCGCGCGACCTGCGGCGGCCGCGGTTCTCGTGCCGCTGTGCTCGGTGCGTGGGGTCCCGGCGCTGCTCTACACGCTGCGGTCCAGCCGCCTGCCCGGGAGGCACAAGGGTGACGTCAG TTTCCCAGGTGGCAAGTGTGACCCCGCTGACCGCGACGTGGTGCACACGGCCCTGAGGGAGACCCGCGAGGAGGTGGGCCTGGTTGTGCCTGAGGAGCACGTGTGGGGAGTCCTGAGGCCCGTGCACGACCAG cGAAAGACCACTGTGGTGCCAGTGCTGGCCGGCGTGGGCCCACTGGATCCCCAGAGCCTCAGGCCCAACCCCGATGAG GTGGATGAAGTGTTTGCACTGCCCCTGGCCCATCTGCTGCAGGAACAGAACCAGGGCTATACCCACTTCTGCCATGGTGGCCACTTCTGCTACACACTGCCTGTCTTCCTGCACGGGCCACACCGGATCTGGGGGCTCACGGCCGTCATCACTGAGTTCACCTTGCAGCTGCTGGCACCTGGTGTCTACCAGCCCTGCCTGGCCAGCCCTGAGCTGCCCAGGGGCTGA